From the Lathyrus oleraceus cultivar Zhongwan6 chromosome 4, CAAS_Psat_ZW6_1.0, whole genome shotgun sequence genome, one window contains:
- the LOC127135734 gene encoding uncharacterized protein LOC127135734: MPLSNTSIAVLRQQMNDSNHELVNMLTNQMGTVFNPVIQESAETNRQVANQLTHLCNFLGAPARQMAHVVRQTISVQVEIGAAEDETVHEGQILRPQQNQGVESGVAGRNQMVNGMSATLQRPLYASPLAEFVLQTEAHRGMKVPKYTKFGGESGESIIEHIARYDAFTWFTSLAPNSIDSWAKLEKKFHEQFYEGHSKISLAELSSIKRRFAESIDDYLNRFRSLKARCFTQVPEHELVQMAAGG; encoded by the exons ATGCCGTTGTCGAATACTTCAATAGCGGTGTTGAGGCAGCAAATGAATGATAGTAATCACGAGTTGGTTAATATGTTAACTAATCAAATGGGTACAGTGTTTAATCCTGTGATACAAgaatctgctgaaacaaataggcaggtggcTAATCAATTGACACACTTGTGTAACTTCCTGGGGGCACCGGCTCGACAGATGGCACATGTGGTTAGGCAAACCATTTCTGTTCAAGTAGAGATAGGGGCAGCAGAAGATGAGACAGTCCATGAGGGACAAATCCTTAGACCCCAACAAAATCAAGGCGTTGAGTCAGGAGTAGCAGGACGTAACCAGATGGT GAATGGTATGAGTGCCACATTGCAAAGGCCACTATATGCTTCCCCATTGGCTGAATTTGTTCTCCAAACCGAGGCACATAGAGGAATGAAGGTTCCTAAATACACTAAGTTTGGGGGAGAATCTGGTGAGTCGATAATAGAACATATTGCCAGATAT gatgccttcacatggttcacttcTTTGGCCCCAAATTCGATTGATTCATGGGCCAagttagaaaagaagttccatgaacagttttatGAAGGGCACTCCAAAATCagtttggcagaattgtctagcattaagagaaggtttgctgagagTATTGATGATTATCTGAATAGATTTAGATCATTAAAGGCCAGGTGCTTTACGCAAGTACCGGAACATGAACTTGTTCAAATGGCTGCTGGgggttag